The Lacipirellula parvula genome window below encodes:
- a CDS encoding DUF1549 domain-containing protein, whose translation MSPAEPAPVSYQREVLPILRANCQGCHQPARLEGGVDLTARAGLFGEGDSGLAVVTPSDVDASELLAQITPDETGSAAMPKDGKPLAPEQIALVRRWIVEGAKIDAESDRPHFDAEHPPTYSKPATITALDVSPDGTLLAVSGVNETLLLDAKAAAQGERVVVRRLIGLSSRIESLRFSPDGSKLAVVGGQPGELGELQVWDVASGELLVSRTATADTLSGAAWSPDGASIAFGGSDSNLRVVAAADGAQQIEQGAHSDWVLDAAFSVDGKHVVTGSRDQTLKLVETASGRFVDNITAVSPGVPGGPIFAIARHPQRDLVAVGGGEGIPRTYMIHRVVERKIGDDSNLVRAYPAMPGRIFAIAFSPDGTRLAAASSHEGRGHVQLFNVPDALLPPDDVKLIQGKTVDQRSPEEKARIEAYNREGAELVATATGELPPVYAIAFQPDGKGLVTGGADGVVRIHAPEDGRLLAEFNAFELAPADAAAPIAADANQPPVEFLTDVMPVLAKLGCNSGTCHGSREGQNGFMLSLRGYNPLGDHRALTDDLAARRINRADPAASLMLMKAIGAVPHGGNAVTEVGSRRYEIMRRWIAEGARFNPEAPRVVSIALAPQNPVVNDADATLAMQVIARYSDGSERDVTEDAFIESGDTETATADATGKVTAIRRGEAPLLARYEGAYAATTLTVMGDREGFAAEPQPVYNHIDELVDAKLARMKIAASGLCTDEEFLRRIHLDLTGLPPTADQVRVFLADDRDSRTKRSAVIDQLIGSDDFIEHFTNRWADLLMVNGKFLGSEGAAGFRQWIRTAVAENRPYDQFVHEIFTAAGSNREHPAGSYFKALRTPDLMAETSTQVFLGVRFNCNKCHDHPFEKWTQDNYYGWAAYFADVKLEKDPASGDRTVAGSAVEAAQPLFEIVADTPGGVMTHLRTGKPASAKFPFPVKSPRTENEQANQTLRQQAADWIASADNPYFASSYANRVWAHLLGAGLIEPIDDIRAGNPATNPELLAYLTDEFVVSKFDVRQLIRLICNSRTYQLSHQTNRWNADDLRNYSHALPRRLPAEALYDAVFRVVGSKSQFPGVPAGTRAAALPDSMIEVESGLLSKLGRPARESGCECERSSDLQLGPVMALLNGPTFAAAISDPDSELAKLTAATADDGSLVDEVFMRVLNRAPTAEERAAGAEMLAAPSDEGARLATAVAERAAALEPSFDAWRAANRPIEWKTLAALGATPSMGATLTAADDGSIVSTGGTGLGTYKLTFEAPLGEIRAIRLETLADDQFPARGPGRGPDGNFVLSEIRAFASDAASPGKLRRLKFRTAEADFGQDGYDVARAIDGKVETGWAIAPQFGQTHTAIFTLSRPLVARAGTRITIELDQQFLGGNHLLGRVRIATTAAEATLTQPEQPAPWRALLAARELSEPERTKLLCHYLQSDAEYRSLEEAARLLANPRLAAVQDLAWALINSPAFLFNH comes from the coding sequence GTGTCTCCCGCTGAGCCCGCGCCGGTCAGTTATCAGCGCGAAGTGCTGCCGATTCTGCGGGCTAATTGCCAAGGTTGCCATCAGCCGGCGCGACTGGAAGGGGGCGTCGATCTGACGGCCCGTGCAGGCTTGTTCGGCGAAGGCGATAGCGGTCTCGCCGTCGTCACGCCAAGCGACGTCGACGCGAGCGAGCTGCTCGCGCAAATCACGCCTGATGAAACCGGCTCCGCTGCGATGCCAAAAGATGGCAAGCCGCTCGCTCCAGAACAGATCGCCCTCGTGCGCCGCTGGATCGTCGAGGGCGCGAAGATCGACGCCGAGTCGGACCGACCCCATTTCGACGCCGAACATCCGCCGACCTACAGCAAGCCGGCGACGATCACCGCGCTCGACGTTTCTCCAGATGGCACGCTGCTCGCCGTCTCGGGCGTTAACGAAACATTACTGCTCGATGCGAAAGCCGCCGCCCAGGGAGAGCGCGTCGTTGTGCGTCGCCTGATTGGGTTGTCGTCGCGCATCGAATCGCTGCGCTTCTCGCCCGATGGGTCGAAGCTCGCCGTCGTCGGCGGTCAGCCGGGCGAGTTGGGCGAGCTACAAGTCTGGGACGTCGCGAGCGGCGAGTTGCTCGTCTCGCGCACTGCGACCGCCGATACGCTCAGCGGCGCTGCGTGGAGCCCAGACGGCGCGTCGATCGCCTTCGGCGGATCCGACAGCAACCTCCGCGTCGTCGCGGCAGCCGATGGCGCCCAGCAAATCGAACAAGGCGCCCACTCCGACTGGGTGCTCGACGCCGCGTTCTCCGTCGACGGCAAGCATGTCGTCACAGGCTCGCGCGACCAGACGCTTAAGCTCGTTGAAACGGCGTCGGGCCGGTTCGTCGACAACATCACCGCCGTCTCGCCCGGCGTGCCCGGGGGGCCGATCTTCGCGATCGCGCGCCACCCGCAGCGCGACCTCGTGGCGGTCGGCGGCGGCGAGGGGATTCCGCGCACCTACATGATACACCGCGTCGTCGAGCGCAAGATCGGCGACGACAGCAACCTCGTGCGGGCCTACCCCGCGATGCCGGGCCGCATCTTTGCGATCGCGTTCAGCCCCGACGGGACGCGGCTCGCCGCGGCCAGCAGCCACGAGGGGCGCGGCCATGTGCAGTTGTTCAACGTCCCCGACGCGCTCCTGCCCCCAGACGACGTGAAGCTGATTCAAGGGAAGACGGTCGACCAACGTTCGCCCGAAGAGAAGGCCCGCATCGAAGCGTACAACCGCGAAGGCGCGGAACTCGTCGCGACCGCCACGGGCGAGTTGCCGCCGGTGTACGCAATCGCGTTTCAGCCTGACGGCAAAGGCCTCGTCACCGGCGGGGCTGATGGCGTGGTGCGAATTCACGCACCCGAAGATGGACGACTGTTGGCAGAGTTCAATGCGTTCGAACTGGCGCCCGCTGACGCCGCCGCGCCAATCGCCGCTGACGCCAATCAACCGCCGGTCGAGTTTCTCACCGACGTGATGCCAGTGCTCGCGAAACTCGGCTGCAACTCCGGCACCTGCCACGGTTCGCGCGAAGGGCAGAACGGTTTTATGCTGTCGCTCCGCGGGTACAACCCGCTGGGCGATCATCGTGCGCTCACCGACGATCTGGCCGCTCGCCGCATCAACCGCGCTGATCCTGCGGCAAGCCTGATGCTGATGAAAGCCATCGGCGCGGTACCGCATGGCGGGAATGCCGTCACCGAAGTCGGTTCGCGGCGGTACGAAATCATGCGTCGCTGGATCGCCGAGGGCGCCCGCTTCAATCCCGAGGCGCCGCGGGTCGTGTCGATCGCACTCGCCCCGCAAAACCCGGTAGTGAACGACGCCGACGCGACGCTCGCGATGCAGGTGATCGCCCGCTACAGCGACGGCAGCGAACGCGACGTCACCGAGGACGCGTTCATCGAAAGCGGCGACACCGAAACGGCCACCGCCGATGCCACCGGCAAGGTGACCGCGATCCGCCGCGGCGAAGCGCCGCTGCTCGCCCGCTACGAAGGCGCCTACGCCGCGACGACGCTGACCGTGATGGGCGATCGCGAGGGTTTCGCTGCGGAGCCGCAGCCGGTTTACAACCACATCGATGAACTCGTCGACGCGAAGCTCGCGCGGATGAAGATCGCCGCAAGCGGACTCTGCACCGACGAAGAATTCTTGCGGCGAATCCATCTCGATCTCACCGGCCTGCCGCCGACGGCCGACCAGGTTCGCGTCTTCCTCGCCGACGATCGCGATAGCCGGACGAAGCGTTCCGCCGTCATCGATCAATTGATCGGCAGCGACGACTTCATTGAGCATTTCACGAATCGTTGGGCCGACCTCTTAATGGTGAACGGCAAGTTCCTCGGCAGCGAAGGCGCCGCGGGGTTCCGCCAGTGGATCCGCACCGCCGTCGCGGAGAATCGCCCGTACGATCAATTCGTGCACGAAATTTTCACGGCCGCCGGTTCGAATCGCGAGCATCCGGCTGGTTCGTACTTCAAGGCGCTCCGCACGCCCGACCTGATGGCGGAGACCTCGACGCAGGTCTTCCTCGGGGTTCGCTTCAACTGCAACAAGTGCCACGACCATCCGTTTGAAAAGTGGACTCAGGATAACTATTACGGTTGGGCGGCGTACTTCGCCGACGTGAAACTGGAGAAGGATCCCGCGAGCGGTGATCGCACGGTGGCGGGCTCGGCGGTTGAAGCGGCGCAACCGCTGTTTGAAATTGTCGCGGATACTCCCGGCGGCGTGATGACGCATCTCCGCACCGGCAAGCCGGCGTCGGCCAAGTTCCCCTTCCCGGTGAAAAGTCCCCGCACCGAGAATGAGCAAGCGAATCAAACGCTCCGCCAGCAGGCGGCCGACTGGATCGCCTCCGCCGACAACCCATACTTTGCGAGCAGCTACGCCAACCGCGTGTGGGCCCACCTGCTCGGCGCCGGCCTCATCGAACCGATCGACGACATCCGCGCCGGCAACCCGGCGACGAATCCCGAACTGCTCGCCTACCTCACCGACGAGTTCGTCGTCAGCAAGTTCGACGTGCGGCAACTCATTCGCCTCATTTGCAACTCGCGAACGTACCAGCTGTCGCACCAGACGAATCGCTGGAACGCCGACGACCTGCGGAATTACTCGCACGCCCTTCCCCGCCGATTGCCGGCCGAGGCGCTGTACGACGCCGTGTTCCGCGTCGTTGGCTCGAAGTCGCAGTTCCCCGGCGTGCCGGCGGGAACGCGGGCGGCGGCGCTGCCTGATTCAATGATCGAAGTCGAAAGCGGCCTGCTATCGAAGCTCGGCCGACCGGCCCGCGAGAGCGGCTGCGAGTGCGAACGATCCAGCGATCTGCAGCTCGGTCCGGTGATGGCGCTCCTCAACGGCCCCACGTTCGCGGCGGCCATCAGCGATCCCGACAGCGAATTGGCGAAGCTCACCGCGGCAACCGCGGACGACGGATCGCTCGTCGACGAAGTCTTCATGCGGGTGCTCAATCGAGCGCCAACGGCGGAAGAACGCGCGGCCGGCGCCGAGATGCTCGCCGCCCCCAGCGATGAAGGCGCTCGCCTCGCCACCGCCGTGGCCGAGCGGGCCGCGGCGCTTGAGCCAAGCTTCGACGCGTGGCGTGCCGCGAATCGCCCGATCGAATGGAAGACTCTTGCGGCACTTGGAGCAACGCCCAGCATGGGCGCTACGCTCACCGCCGCCGACGATGGATCGATCGTTTCCACCGGCGGCACAGGGCTGGGGACTTACAAGCTCACGTTCGAGGCCCCGCTTGGCGAGATTCGGGCGATTCGACTGGAAACGCTGGCCGACGATCAATTTCCCGCCCGCGGTCCTGGTCGGGGGCCCGACGGCAACTTTGTGCTCAGTGAAATTCGGGCGTTCGCGTCCGACGCGGCGTCGCCCGGCAAACTTCGTCGCTTGAAATTCCGCACCGCCGAGGCCGATTTTGGTCAGGATGGGTACGACGTCGCGCGGGCCATCGACGGCAAGGTCGAAACGGGCTGGGCGATCGCTCCGCAATTCGGTCAAACGCACACGGCGATTTTTACGCTCTCGCGGCCGCTTGTCGCGCGGGCGGGAACGCGGATCACCATCGAGCTCGATCAGCAGTTCCTGGGCGGCAACCATCTACTTGGCCGGGTCCGCATCGCCACAACCGCCGCCGAAGCCACCCTCACGCAGCCTGAGCAGCCGGCGCCGTGGCGCGCCCTCCTCGCCGCGCGGGAGTTGAGCGAGCCGGAACGCACCAAGCTGCTCTGCCATTACCTGCAGAGCGACGCCGAGTATCGCTCGCTCGAAGAGGCGGCCCGCCTGCTCGCCAATCCGCGGCTCGCGGCAGTGCAAGATCTCGCCTGGGCGCTCATCAACAGCCCGGCGTTCTTGTTTAATCATTAA
- a CDS encoding DASS family sodium-coupled anion symporter, producing the protein MSDSSRHLGDSLARWSPVLVVGGGMIAAGPPDGLTANAWWFASVFIATIVGFLTRPLAMGPLVLVALLTLLFAGAFGTGAKAVEGMLSGFADATVWLVVAAFLLSGTVVRTGFGRRIALMLIRSLGQTTLGLGYAIAGSELILGPIIPAATARGGAVMAPIVNSLALALGATPHGERRRTGGYLVLCGAHANLIASAMFFTGMAANPQLAIFARDALGVDDWDWMNWLRGSWPMGLVGFALLPWILFKLHRPDLTHSPEARQEAVDELKAMGPWSGKQIAVGLLLVAMVIAWALEPYHGVYAAGIALAGIAVILILNIDRWTDLTGDRAAWDSLIWLGGLVGMAKYLKSEGVIDWFAALMKDQVVGLHGVTAAVALGLIYFFSMYAFSMMTGHIMAMAGAFFVVAHAAGSPAMLIIPMISYFSNLCGCLTNYSTGQVVIYSGFDYVTTRRWFAVGFGVAIFHLVVWLGIGLPYWKLIGWW; encoded by the coding sequence TTGTCTGACTCCTCGCGCCATCTAGGCGATTCGTTAGCCCGTTGGTCCCCAGTGCTCGTTGTTGGCGGCGGCATGATTGCCGCCGGACCGCCGGACGGACTCACGGCGAATGCCTGGTGGTTTGCGTCGGTCTTCATCGCGACGATCGTCGGCTTTCTCACGCGCCCCTTGGCGATGGGGCCGCTCGTTCTCGTTGCCTTGCTGACGCTGCTGTTTGCCGGCGCGTTCGGCACAGGCGCGAAGGCGGTCGAGGGGATGCTGAGCGGCTTCGCCGATGCGACGGTCTGGCTGGTTGTGGCGGCCTTCCTGCTCTCCGGAACGGTCGTCCGCACCGGGTTTGGCCGGCGGATCGCGCTGATGCTCATCCGCTCGTTGGGGCAAACGACGCTCGGGCTTGGCTATGCGATCGCCGGCAGCGAGTTGATTCTCGGCCCGATCATTCCCGCCGCCACCGCCCGCGGCGGCGCGGTGATGGCGCCGATCGTCAATTCGCTCGCCCTTGCGCTCGGCGCCACGCCCCACGGCGAACGTCGCCGCACCGGCGGCTATCTGGTGCTCTGCGGCGCCCACGCGAATCTGATCGCGTCGGCAATGTTCTTCACCGGCATGGCGGCGAACCCGCAACTCGCAATCTTCGCCCGCGATGCACTCGGCGTCGACGATTGGGACTGGATGAATTGGCTTCGCGGCAGTTGGCCGATGGGACTGGTCGGTTTCGCGCTGCTGCCGTGGATCTTGTTCAAACTCCATAGGCCTGACCTCACTCACTCGCCCGAGGCGCGGCAGGAGGCGGTCGACGAACTGAAGGCGATGGGCCCCTGGAGCGGCAAGCAAATCGCCGTCGGCTTGCTGCTCGTGGCGATGGTGATCGCCTGGGCGCTCGAACCTTACCACGGCGTCTACGCCGCGGGGATCGCGCTCGCCGGGATTGCCGTCATTCTCATCCTGAATATCGACCGCTGGACCGACCTCACCGGCGATCGTGCCGCGTGGGATTCGCTCATTTGGCTCGGCGGCCTCGTCGGCATGGCGAAGTACCTCAAGAGCGAAGGCGTCATCGACTGGTTTGCCGCGTTGATGAAAGACCAGGTGGTCGGCCTGCATGGAGTTACTGCCGCCGTGGCGCTCGGGCTGATTTACTTCTTCTCGATGTACGCCTTCTCAATGATGACCGGCCATATTATGGCGATGGCGGGGGCGTTTTTCGTCGTCGCCCATGCCGCCGGCAGCCCCGCGATGCTGATTATTCCGATGATTTCGTACTTTTCGAACCTGTGCGGCTGCCTGACGAACTACTCCACCGGACAGGTCGTCATTTACTCGGGGTTCGACTACGTGACGACCCGCCGTTGGTTCGCCGTCGGCTTCGGCGTGGCGATTTTCCACCTCGTCGTGTGGCTCGGCATCGGGCTGCCGTATTGGAAGCTGATTGGGTGGTGGTGA
- a CDS encoding ABC transporter ATP-binding protein, producing the protein MSDEIILQTRALSKVYRDFWGRQKVRALKGLDLEVRRGEVFGLLGPNGSGKTTTIKLLLGLLFPTEGEALVFGKPASDVAKNERLGYLPEESYLYRFLTADETLDFYGRLFDMPADVRRQRIDELIEMVGLQKARKRQLQEYSKGMTRRIGLAQALINDPELIMLDEPTSGLDPIGTREMKDMILRLKDEGKTIVMCSHLLADVQDVCDRIAILHQGELKELGRVDELLKVADVTQLKAKNLSVDCQNELRDVIARHHGELISLDNPTTTLEELFLEIVRDSEARPGRRAGAK; encoded by the coding sequence ATGAGCGACGAAATTATCCTCCAAACGCGGGCCCTCTCCAAGGTTTACCGCGACTTCTGGGGCCGCCAAAAAGTCCGAGCCCTCAAGGGTCTCGACCTCGAAGTCCGCCGCGGCGAAGTCTTCGGCCTGCTCGGGCCGAACGGCTCCGGCAAGACGACGACGATCAAGCTGCTGCTGGGGCTGCTCTTCCCGACGGAAGGCGAAGCACTCGTCTTCGGCAAACCGGCCAGCGACGTCGCCAAGAACGAACGCCTCGGCTACCTGCCGGAAGAATCGTACCTCTACCGGTTCCTAACGGCCGACGAAACGCTCGACTTCTACGGGCGGCTGTTCGACATGCCGGCCGACGTCCGCCGACAACGGATCGACGAACTTATCGAAATGGTCGGCCTGCAAAAAGCCCGCAAGCGGCAGCTGCAGGAATACTCCAAGGGCATGACTCGCCGCATCGGCTTGGCGCAGGCCCTGATCAACGACCCCGAACTGATCATGCTCGACGAGCCGACGAGCGGCCTCGACCCGATCGGCACTCGCGAGATGAAGGACATGATCCTGCGTCTCAAGGACGAGGGCAAGACGATCGTCATGTGCAGCCACTTGCTGGCCGACGTGCAAGACGTCTGCGATCGCATCGCGATTCTGCACCAAGGCGAGCTGAAGGAACTCGGCCGAGTCGACGAGCTGCTCAAGGTGGCCGACGTCACTCAGCTGAAGGCGAAGAACCTTTCGGTCGACTGCCAGAACGAGTTGCGCGACGTGATCGCCCGCCATCACGGCGAGCTGATTTCGCTCGACAACCCGACGACGACGCTGGAAGAACTGTTCCTGGAAATCGTCCGCGACAGCGAGGCCCGTCCCGGTCGCCGGGCAGGAGCCAAGTAG
- a CDS encoding transcriptional regulator, whose protein sequence is MNNTPDSIATSQDQIPADLLRLSEAIHGMPEPYAAQLAPLVDAVMESTKRRRRILTLVQDALSQLRLDMKYLMFDLEATRRERDEYRLKLEE, encoded by the coding sequence ATGAACAACACGCCCGATTCGATCGCGACCAGCCAAGACCAGATCCCTGCCGACCTCCTTCGTTTGTCGGAGGCGATCCACGGCATGCCGGAGCCGTACGCCGCGCAGCTCGCTCCGCTGGTCGACGCCGTGATGGAAAGCACCAAACGCCGCCGCCGGATTCTGACCCTCGTTCAGGACGCCCTCAGCCAGCTCCGCCTCGACATGAAGTACCTCATGTTCGATTTGGAAGCCACGCGTCGCGAACGGGACGAATATCGGCTAAAATTGGAAGAGTAA
- a CDS encoding protein kinase domain-containing protein, with protein MTTTLTAEKLAQRAVDCNVLSEQELNGVWAEFGTRAVEYEPFKQTLVRRGLLTNYQLDRLIEGHRNGFFYGDYKILYGVGAGTFARVFRATHIHTGELFAVKVLRARYSRAGADDKRDLFRREGELGAQLKHPNIVGIHEIVSSGALNYIVMDFVEGQNLRDFYKVRGKFEPLHATRIAADMMAGLNYGFLKGITHRDLKMSNVIVSSDGEAKILDFGLAGIEGADADEANPRTIDYAGLERATNVRKDDTRSDIFFSGCIYYQMLCGKPALAETRERSQRLSKSRFMEIKPILDVAPEIPLALARIVTKSLELDPSRRYQTPGEMLADLKVAAKKVAEAKDNPALLEEQVKLEGQDDAGEPRKLMIVEADHKMQDLFRELFKKQGYRVLVTTDPERLFQRIYDDVKAFDVIMLSSGQLGRDALDAFNKLGGDMRTKLIPTVLLLGDGHAVLEPEAQATSSRIVVKMPLKGRELRAAILKALAGKQTS; from the coding sequence ATGACCACCACCCTCACCGCTGAGAAGCTGGCGCAACGGGCCGTCGACTGCAATGTCCTCTCCGAGCAGGAGCTCAACGGCGTCTGGGCTGAATTCGGCACTCGCGCCGTCGAATACGAGCCCTTTAAGCAGACTCTCGTCCGACGCGGCCTGCTCACCAATTACCAGCTCGATCGGTTGATCGAGGGGCATCGCAACGGATTCTTCTACGGCGACTACAAGATCCTCTACGGCGTCGGCGCCGGAACATTCGCGAGAGTGTTCCGCGCCACGCACATCCATACGGGCGAATTGTTCGCCGTGAAGGTCTTGCGCGCCCGTTACAGTCGCGCTGGCGCCGATGACAAACGCGACTTGTTCCGCCGCGAAGGCGAACTCGGCGCGCAGCTCAAGCATCCGAACATCGTCGGCATCCATGAGATCGTCTCTAGCGGCGCGCTCAACTATATCGTCATGGATTTCGTCGAAGGGCAGAACCTCCGCGACTTCTACAAGGTCCGCGGCAAGTTCGAGCCGCTCCACGCGACGCGTATCGCCGCCGACATGATGGCGGGATTGAACTATGGATTCCTCAAAGGAATCACGCACCGCGATCTGAAAATGTCGAACGTCATCGTCTCCAGCGACGGCGAAGCGAAGATTCTCGACTTCGGCCTTGCCGGCATCGAAGGGGCCGACGCCGACGAAGCGAATCCCCGCACGATCGACTACGCCGGTCTTGAACGAGCGACCAACGTCCGTAAAGACGACACGCGGAGCGATATCTTTTTCTCGGGCTGCATTTACTACCAGATGCTCTGCGGCAAGCCGGCGCTCGCCGAAACTCGCGAACGCTCGCAACGGTTGAGCAAGTCGCGGTTCATGGAAATTAAACCGATTCTCGACGTGGCGCCCGAAATTCCGCTGGCGCTGGCGCGGATCGTCACCAAGTCGCTCGAACTCGACCCCAGCCGCCGCTACCAAACGCCGGGCGAAATGCTCGCCGACCTGAAGGTCGCCGCCAAGAAAGTCGCCGAAGCCAAAGACAATCCCGCGCTCCTCGAAGAGCAGGTGAAACTCGAAGGTCAGGACGACGCCGGCGAGCCTCGCAAATTGATGATCGTTGAAGCCGATCACAAGATGCAGGACCTCTTCCGCGAGCTGTTTAAGAAACAGGGCTACCGCGTCCTCGTAACGACCGACCCGGAACGTCTGTTCCAGCGGATCTACGACGACGTCAAAGCGTTCGACGTCATCATGCTTAGTTCCGGCCAACTCGGCCGCGACGCGCTCGACGCTTTCAACAAACTCGGCGGCGACATGCGCACGAAGCTGATCCCGACCGTGCTCCTCCTGGGCGACGGCCACGCCGTTCTGGAACCTGAAGCCCAGGCGACTAGCAGCCGCATCGTTGTGAAGATGCCGCTTAAAGGCCGCGAACTCCGCGCGGCGATTCTCAAAGCGCTTGCGGGCAAACAAACATCGTAA
- a CDS encoding preprotein translocase subunit SecA, with protein sequence MGWFDWLKSEPSNVQVLPNVVWLTEEAKLNGIRAAIHESAALREPAAAVYLVAHFPDSLSVLRELAAEFNSTLPLQACLATNLGDACRSSATSAARNWVEVIINSRHPHPVYDDIALNVLKGLPYRSRATCQLSFDDALVRVFGGDWTRDTLRRLGMKEDEPIRSKTVSRRLRGAQKQIAKTTTADLPADSAETWLKLNCPQAWGQLQI encoded by the coding sequence ATGGGTTGGTTCGACTGGTTAAAATCGGAACCGTCGAACGTTCAAGTCTTGCCCAATGTTGTTTGGCTAACTGAAGAAGCCAAGCTGAACGGAATTCGAGCGGCGATTCATGAGTCCGCCGCGCTGCGGGAACCGGCGGCGGCGGTCTACCTTGTCGCTCACTTCCCAGACTCGCTGAGCGTATTGCGCGAACTCGCAGCGGAGTTCAATTCAACGCTTCCTCTGCAGGCTTGCCTGGCGACGAATCTTGGCGACGCTTGCCGATCTTCTGCCACCTCCGCCGCCCGGAATTGGGTAGAAGTGATCATTAACTCGCGGCATCCCCATCCGGTCTACGACGACATTGCATTGAATGTCCTGAAGGGTTTGCCGTACCGCTCTCGAGCGACTTGCCAGCTTTCGTTTGATGACGCCTTGGTGCGAGTATTCGGCGGCGATTGGACCCGCGATACGCTTCGCCGTTTAGGAATGAAAGAGGATGAGCCAATTAGAAGCAAAACCGTCTCGCGACGACTACGAGGCGCGCAGAAGCAGATCGCCAAAACAACGACAGCCGATTTGCCCGCAGACTCGGCTGAAACGTGGCTGAAGCTGAATTGCCCTCAAGCCTGGGGGCAGTTGCAAATCTAG
- a CDS encoding ABC transporter permease, protein MVVEQQLLPYFQWLITGGNGQIGALPSFALVFLGVAMAALVVGYAISASRYGLLRGGDVTYKTVSEGLRELVQTSPRRVWAIARLAIKESLRRRVAVALGVFFLVLLFANWFLSTSHQDPARLYLSFVLTASTYLVLIVALLLSAFSLPGDFKSKTIYTVVTKPVRAGEIILGRIIGFSIVITVLLAIMGVSSYIFVVRSLDHSHGVEAESFQIVADQDGAAAGKKGTTTRDADHRHEFTLDADGNGETLVENGHTHTIESIGDGKYRVSPPLGFIRARVPQYGKLRFIDRGGAAKDTGISVGNEWAYRSFIDGNTPATAIWTFDNVSDALDPGVPEAERSLRLALIVRVFRTHKGIIGQELQGTIQLRNPVSQLTSEPISFDAQDQQVDEFNIPRKQYSQSRQEIDLFKDLVSKEGQIEVLVKCLDRGQYFGFAQADMYIRHPDGSPIASFAKVCISIWVQAVIVVAVGVTISTLVSGPVAMLFVVGFIILGFWRQDFVDIATGKSYGGGPAESVVRIATQANVMVQLEDTLLNNLVTGFDRFFAKPIMWAVAQCLPDFSAFSTVNYAAEGYNVPWDRVFQDMTICLGYVVGLSILGYFLLRTREVAK, encoded by the coding sequence ATGGTCGTTGAACAACAACTACTTCCGTACTTTCAGTGGCTGATCACCGGCGGCAACGGCCAGATCGGCGCGCTGCCAAGTTTTGCGCTGGTGTTCCTCGGCGTCGCGATGGCGGCGCTCGTCGTCGGGTACGCGATCTCCGCCTCGCGCTACGGTTTGCTCCGCGGCGGCGACGTCACCTACAAAACCGTCAGCGAGGGGCTGCGCGAGCTTGTGCAGACGTCGCCCCGCCGCGTCTGGGCCATCGCCCGGCTGGCGATCAAGGAATCGTTGCGACGCCGCGTCGCCGTCGCGCTCGGCGTCTTCTTCCTCGTCCTGCTGTTCGCCAACTGGTTTCTGAGCACCAGCCACCAGGATCCGGCCCGACTCTACCTGAGCTTCGTCCTCACGGCTTCCACCTACCTCGTCCTGATCGTCGCGCTGCTCCTCAGCGCGTTCAGCCTGCCAGGCGACTTCAAATCGAAAACGATCTACACGGTCGTCACCAAGCCGGTGCGCGCCGGTGAAATCATCCTTGGTCGCATCATCGGCTTCTCGATCGTGATCACCGTGCTGCTGGCCATCATGGGCGTCAGCAGCTACATCTTCGTCGTTCGTTCGCTCGACCATTCGCACGGCGTCGAAGCCGAGAGCTTCCAGATCGTCGCCGATCAGGATGGCGCGGCCGCCGGCAAGAAGGGCACGACGACCCGCGACGCCGACCACCGCCACGAATTCACGCTCGACGCCGACGGCAACGGCGAAACGCTCGTCGAGAACGGCCACACCCACACGATTGAGTCGATCGGCGACGGCAAGTATCGCGTCTCGCCGCCGCTCGGATTCATCCGCGCTCGCGTGCCGCAGTACGGCAAGCTGCGATTCATTGATCGCGGCGGCGCGGCGAAGGATACCGGCATTAGCGTGGGCAACGAATGGGCCTACCGCAGCTTTATCGACGGCAATACGCCTGCCACCGCAATCTGGACCTTCGACAACGTCAGCGACGCCCTCGATCCGGGCGTGCCGGAAGCTGAACGGTCGCTCCGCCTCGCCCTCATCGTCCGCGTCTTCCGCACGCACAAGGGAATTATCGGGCAAGAGCTGCAGGGAACGATCCAACTCCGCAATCCAGTCTCGCAGCTTACCAGCGAGCCGATCAGTTTCGACGCCCAGGACCAACAGGTCGACGAGTTCAACATCCCGCGGAAGCAGTATTCGCAATCTCGGCAAGAGATCGACCTCTTCAAAGACCTGGTAAGCAAAGAGGGCCAGATTGAAGTCCTGGTAAAGTGCCTCGACCGCGGCCAGTACTTCGGCTTCGCTCAGGCCGACATGTACATCCGCCATCCCGACGGCTCGCCGATCGCGAGCTTCGCGAAGGTTTGCATCAGCATCTGGGTGCAAGCCGTCATCGTTGTGGCGGTCGGCGTAACGATCAGCACGCTGGTGAGCGGCCCGGTGGCGATGCTGTTCGTCGTCGGCTTCATCATCCTCGGCTTCTGGCGGCAAGACTTCGTCGACATCGCCACGGGCAAGTCGTACGGCGGCGGCCCGGCCGAATCGGTCGTCCGCATTGCGACGCAAGCGAACGTGATGGTGCAGCTGGAAGACACGTTGCTCAACAACCTGGTAACCGGGTTCGATAGGTTCTTCGCCAAGCCGATCATGTGGGCGGTGGCGCAGTGCTTGCCCGACTTCAGCGCGTTCAGCACGGTCAATTATGCGGCGGAAGGATACAATGTGCCGTGGGATCGAGTGTTCCAGGACATGACGATCTGCCTCGGGTACGTCGTGGGCTTGTCGATATTGGGCTACTTCTTGCTGCGGACCCGCGAGGTAGCGAAGTAG